One part of the Hyalangium ruber genome encodes these proteins:
- a CDS encoding SDR family oxidoreductase → MPRNPDPRNANPQPPFSEKPQAHPGIEERMSQAPDYGEDSYKGLGRLKDRVALVTGGDSGIGRAVCLAFAREGADVAFGYLSEHEDAEKTRRLLEEAGRQVLTMSGDLAVEAHCRKLVEDTVKRFGRIDVLVNNAAFQGKEVEKFEDLDPERVERTFRVNILAMFHLVRLALPHMKPGSAIINVASVQAYQPSAGILDYASTKGAIVTFTKGLSQSLIERGIRVNCVAPGPVWTPLIPQSFSGEHLKKFGENNPTGRPAQPAELAPSFVFLASDESRYVNGEILGVTGGKVLA, encoded by the coding sequence ATGCCCCGCAACCCCGATCCACGCAACGCCAACCCCCAGCCCCCCTTCTCCGAGAAGCCCCAGGCGCACCCCGGTATCGAAGAGCGCATGAGCCAGGCGCCCGACTACGGCGAGGACTCCTATAAGGGGCTCGGCCGGCTGAAGGATCGCGTGGCGCTGGTCACCGGCGGCGACAGCGGCATTGGCCGGGCGGTGTGCCTGGCGTTCGCCCGCGAGGGTGCGGACGTGGCCTTCGGTTACCTCAGCGAGCACGAGGACGCGGAGAAGACGCGGCGGCTGCTCGAGGAGGCGGGGCGGCAGGTGCTGACGATGTCCGGAGACCTGGCCGTCGAGGCGCATTGCCGCAAGCTCGTCGAGGACACGGTGAAGCGCTTCGGCCGCATCGACGTGCTGGTGAACAACGCCGCCTTCCAGGGCAAGGAGGTGGAGAAGTTCGAGGACCTGGACCCCGAGCGCGTCGAGCGCACCTTCCGGGTGAACATCCTGGCCATGTTCCACCTGGTGCGCCTGGCGCTGCCGCACATGAAGCCGGGCAGTGCCATCATCAACGTGGCCTCGGTCCAGGCGTATCAGCCCTCGGCGGGCATCCTCGACTACGCGAGTACCAAGGGCGCCATCGTCACCTTCACCAAGGGCCTGTCGCAGTCGCTCATCGAGCGCGGCATCCGCGTCAACTGCGTGGCGCCCGGGCCGGTGTGGACGCCGCTCATCCCGCAGTCCTTCAGCGGCGAGCACCTGAAGAAGTTCGGCGAGAACAACCCCACGGGCCGTCCCGCGCAGCCCGCGGAGCTGGCGCCCTCCTTCGTGTTCCTCGCCAGCGACGAGTCGCGCTACGTGAACGGGGAGATTCTCGGCGTCACGGGCGGCAAGGTGCTGGCGTGA
- the hpf gene encoding ribosome hibernation-promoting factor, HPF/YfiA family has translation MQMNITFRQFGASDSLKEYAREKVDRVNRLLDRAGEAHVVLSLERHLHHADITIHSGSWVLRGREKSEDMYASIDLAMDKIERQLRRYKDKLKTHHGRERVHHRQGLVQQLSRVRHAVFDMPDEHHEEAAAEPASQAQSLRAAASAPTTENPAAKSDVSSAHRVLRTTHLTVQPMKVDEAVMQMNLMNNDFYVFHNVDSDAMSVLYRRKDGQYGLIEPHEPQANP, from the coding sequence ATGCAGATGAACATCACCTTCCGCCAGTTCGGAGCGTCGGATTCCCTCAAGGAGTACGCACGCGAGAAGGTCGACCGGGTAAATCGGTTGTTGGACCGGGCAGGTGAAGCGCATGTGGTGCTCTCTCTCGAACGCCATCTGCACCACGCGGACATCACGATCCACTCGGGTTCGTGGGTGCTGAGAGGCCGAGAGAAGAGCGAGGACATGTACGCGTCCATCGATCTGGCGATGGACAAGATCGAGCGGCAGCTGCGCCGCTACAAGGACAAGCTCAAGACGCACCATGGTCGTGAGCGCGTGCATCACCGGCAGGGGCTGGTGCAGCAGCTGTCGCGCGTGCGCCACGCCGTGTTCGACATGCCCGACGAGCACCACGAGGAGGCGGCCGCTGAGCCGGCTTCGCAGGCTCAGTCGCTCCGGGCCGCCGCGTCGGCTCCGACGACGGAGAACCCGGCCGCGAAGTCGGATGTCAGCTCCGCGCACCGCGTGCTGCGCACCACGCACCTCACCGTCCAGCCGATGAAGGTGGATGAGGCGGTGATGCAGATGAACCTGATGAACAACGACTTCTACGTGTTCCACAACGTGGATTCGGACGCGATGAGCGTGCTCTACCGCCGCAAGGACGGGCAGTACGGCCTCATCGAGCCGCACGAGCCCCAGGCCAATCCGTAG